From the genome of Candidatus Electrothrix communis, one region includes:
- a CDS encoding Rpn family recombination-promoting nuclease/putative transposase, whose protein sequence is MKNRQYVSFDWAIKRLLRSKANFGILEGFLSELLKENITILEVLESESNKDFKQHKQNIVDLKVKNSKDEIVIIEVQYDRDYSFFHRILWGTSRVVTEHLHEGDDYLRVNKVISVNLIYFDLGEGEDYIYHGSTSFRGIHKNDVLHLKAKEKTELDKDSVTEIFPEYYLVKINRFDDLAKDTLDEWIYFLKNEEIKPEFTAQGLQEAGRLLAYTKLKKEDQIDYNNYIDNRRRRDSELRTKFSEGLEEGLEKGLEKGKRETARSMKKEGIPVELIQKCTNLSIDEINNL, encoded by the coding sequence ATGAAAAACAGACAATACGTATCCTTTGACTGGGCAATTAAACGACTCTTACGATCAAAAGCCAATTTTGGTATCTTAGAAGGCTTCTTATCTGAACTTCTCAAGGAAAACATCACTATTCTTGAAGTACTGGAATCCGAATCCAATAAAGACTTCAAACAACATAAGCAAAATATAGTCGACCTGAAGGTAAAAAACTCCAAGGATGAAATTGTCATCATTGAAGTGCAGTACGACCGTGATTACTCATTTTTCCATCGCATTCTCTGGGGTACATCAAGGGTGGTTACCGAGCATCTTCATGAGGGGGATGATTATCTTCGAGTTAACAAAGTAATCTCTGTTAACCTCATCTATTTCGACTTAGGGGAAGGGGAAGATTATATCTATCATGGCTCCACATCGTTTAGGGGTATCCATAAAAACGACGTATTGCATCTCAAAGCGAAGGAAAAAACAGAGCTAGACAAAGACAGTGTGACAGAAATATTCCCAGAGTATTACTTGGTAAAAATAAATCGTTTTGATGATTTAGCAAAAGACACCCTTGATGAATGGATATACTTTTTAAAAAATGAAGAAATTAAACCTGAATTTACTGCTCAAGGCTTACAAGAAGCCGGAAGGCTTCTCGCCTATACCAAACTGAAAAAAGAAGACCAGATCGACTACAATAATTATATTGATAATCGTCGCAGAAGAGATAGTGAGCTTCGAACGAAATTCAGTGAAGGGCTTGAAGAAGGTTTAGAAAAAGGTTTGGAAAAAGGAAAACGGGAAACTGCACGATCAATGAAAAAAGAAGGTATTCCTGTTGAACTCATTCAAAAATGTACCAATCTATCTATCGACGAAATCAACAATTTATAA
- a CDS encoding contractile injection system tape measure protein, which produces MPRHYIDTQTFNIHFSNQEQAETEQHAGLTDFIKNHLLQIIDEVFSECCPDQTVISLDTLELDLGTISYQGYRDEMAYRLQRELSKQLREKIALLSQKPHSRERKLTPTQGRLEVLRYFLETGHLPWTISSEVDPIVSRLRTILDEDAEALLSLLTGLQRPKSALQRLVQQFPPDLVNRISNCAAAGETDQHRQLTRLFAELGAPATNEKEQRFRDLLRQALFNNRFAPLRRSWPELLRKHPLLLHGELLKHGQQAEVRRHIARTFPEPMFADLLKLVEPSEHRFIEEIVFHPALPRKTEERASTDESGEKQRLREFTLTYLLTEQGSRFNKKAYLASLLRRMAAHDNINAEALLSSIRTALAAVPTQTTVQQEILQLLTEIQHSNQPDTVPPRPLDKSQKKEQHPTGGENQFKTWLRQAFYEQLPKALHEQWQMLFQRHAALLHLELFRHGQTALVRRRIAVEFTDPMFADLLRLLEPSEARFLENIVFHPILSTEKEGIADKPGSNERLREFTLAYLLTERGSRFNKKTYLTSLLTRMAAHDNLQVADVMQSLTISLTALQQQSSPAQQEMLEFLKELGDDGIQQRPRQSQEATALLRGQEISAWLSERIKGTGKLIAQETRKFSQSLPELLQQHPALLERLFAECSNADLARFLAVAPMPSVQTLISTLIRLRSLGNAGGSAEFLKTMEKFAGKSTSPRAYYRLLAKKLRAKESIDFEELLRKSSQEKPSTKEEAEHEPIPAQKTSSPTQHPALARLLALLRQRGVRKELIQATERYAARAGNINAFCDLIIDCLKEDLPIDFEEILAQSRQEITSEKKDLTHQKQRGGVDSRTDPTAQQVELDLPAALAGIHLSEAEKALARLLVKKALNITEQRELAALTSTMLQASPARLRFLLENGLASTEKAASRLADSLPESQLTRIFLLLRPRDVVRMQRQADQIALACATGPFGATAATVQRLKKLFLSRYLLLPDLGLKEFLLAFTRFLQVKLNKQDQSAFLRQLRQEVLDQEPHQKSDAEINYILVHEINKLSPETQKNATLEETNIPARKSEEQKEDFFAEEIYLENAGLVLVATYMHRLFKMLGLLEQSSFKDTEAAERAVHLLQYLVEERCDRPEYLLVLNKILCGIAPEFPLIREIEITDQEKQTIDGLLAAVIQHWGAIGKTSVAGLREAFLQREGYLRLQDDAWHLRVEEKAYDMLLDRLPWSFSLIKLPWMERALHVQWR; this is translated from the coding sequence ATGCCTCGGCACTACATAGACACCCAGACCTTCAACATCCACTTCTCCAACCAGGAACAGGCTGAGACCGAACAGCACGCCGGACTGACTGACTTTATCAAAAACCACCTACTCCAGATCATTGATGAGGTCTTCAGCGAATGCTGCCCGGATCAGACCGTCATCTCCCTGGACACCCTGGAACTGGATTTGGGTACAATTTCTTATCAGGGCTATCGGGATGAAATGGCGTACCGCTTACAGCGGGAACTCTCCAAGCAGCTCCGGGAAAAAATCGCCCTGCTGTCGCAGAAACCCCACAGCCGGGAACGGAAACTCACTCCAACCCAAGGCCGCCTGGAAGTGCTGCGTTATTTTCTGGAAACCGGCCACCTGCCTTGGACGATTTCCTCTGAGGTCGATCCCATCGTAAGCCGTCTCCGCACCATCCTGGATGAAGATGCAGAGGCCCTGCTCTCCCTACTCACCGGCCTGCAACGCCCCAAGTCTGCTTTACAACGCTTGGTGCAGCAATTTCCCCCTGACCTGGTCAACCGGATAAGTAACTGTGCAGCAGCCGGCGAGACCGACCAGCACCGGCAGCTTACCCGCCTCTTTGCCGAACTCGGCGCACCGGCAACGAACGAAAAGGAGCAGAGATTCCGTGATTTACTCAGGCAGGCCCTGTTCAACAATCGATTTGCCCCCCTCCGCCGAAGCTGGCCGGAACTTCTCCGGAAGCATCCGCTGCTCCTGCATGGCGAGCTGCTCAAACATGGACAGCAGGCCGAGGTACGACGGCACATTGCCCGAACCTTTCCCGAGCCCATGTTTGCTGATCTGCTTAAACTGGTCGAACCCAGCGAACATCGCTTTATTGAAGAAATCGTCTTCCACCCGGCCCTGCCTCGCAAAACAGAAGAACGGGCCAGCACCGATGAGAGCGGAGAAAAACAACGCCTGCGGGAATTCACTCTGACCTATCTGCTCACCGAGCAGGGGAGCCGCTTTAATAAAAAGGCCTATCTGGCCTCCCTGCTCCGTCGCATGGCTGCCCATGATAATATCAACGCAGAGGCTTTACTCAGTTCCATCCGCACCGCCTTGGCCGCTGTCCCCACCCAAACCACGGTCCAGCAGGAAATCCTTCAGCTGCTCACGGAAATACAGCACAGCAACCAACCGGATACCGTGCCGCCCCGCCCACTCGATAAATCTCAGAAGAAAGAACAGCATCCAACCGGTGGCGAAAATCAATTCAAGACATGGCTGAGGCAGGCCTTTTATGAACAGCTCCCTAAGGCACTCCATGAGCAATGGCAAATGCTCTTTCAACGACACGCTGCTCTGTTGCATCTAGAGTTATTCCGGCACGGTCAGACAGCCTTGGTTCGTCGTCGTATAGCTGTGGAGTTCACTGACCCGATGTTTGCCGATCTGCTCCGCTTGCTGGAGCCTAGTGAAGCCCGCTTTCTTGAAAATATTGTTTTCCACCCTATCCTCAGTACCGAAAAGGAGGGAATAGCCGATAAACCGGGCAGCAACGAGCGGCTGCGGGAATTCACCCTGGCCTATCTGCTTACTGAGCGCGGCAGTCGCTTTAATAAAAAGACCTATCTCACCTCCCTGCTGACCAGGATGGCGGCCCATGACAATCTGCAAGTGGCAGATGTAATGCAATCGTTGACGATATCTCTTACAGCTCTACAACAACAAAGCAGTCCGGCACAACAGGAGATGCTAGAGTTCCTCAAGGAACTGGGAGACGATGGGATCCAGCAGAGGCCTAGACAAAGCCAGGAGGCAACAGCACTCCTGCGCGGCCAGGAAATCTCTGCGTGGTTGTCCGAACGCATCAAGGGAACAGGAAAACTTATTGCTCAGGAAACGCGGAAGTTCTCTCAGAGTCTGCCAGAATTGCTGCAACAGCACCCTGCCCTGCTGGAACGCCTGTTCGCCGAATGCAGTAACGCAGACCTGGCACGCTTTCTCGCGGTAGCCCCGATGCCCTCGGTGCAGACCCTGATCTCGACCCTGATCCGACTCAGATCCCTGGGAAATGCCGGAGGAAGCGCAGAGTTCCTCAAGACAATGGAAAAGTTTGCGGGAAAGTCTACGTCTCCTCGCGCCTATTACCGCTTGCTGGCGAAAAAACTCCGGGCCAAAGAAAGCATAGATTTTGAAGAACTCCTCCGAAAAAGCAGCCAAGAAAAACCATCTACGAAAGAAGAAGCGGAACATGAACCGATACCTGCGCAAAAAACCTCTTCCCCGACCCAACATCCGGCACTGGCCCGCCTCCTTGCCCTGCTCAGGCAGCGCGGGGTGCGCAAGGAACTCATCCAGGCAACAGAACGTTATGCGGCCCGAGCCGGAAACATAAACGCCTTTTGCGACCTGATTATCGACTGCCTGAAAGAAGATCTGCCTATTGATTTTGAAGAGATCCTTGCCCAAAGCCGACAGGAAATAACATCGGAGAAAAAGGACCTAACCCACCAGAAGCAGAGGGGGGGCGTGGATTCGAGAACAGATCCCACCGCACAGCAAGTGGAACTCGACCTCCCAGCAGCCTTGGCCGGAATCCACCTGTCCGAAGCAGAAAAGGCCCTGGCCCGGCTCCTGGTCAAGAAGGCTCTGAACATCACGGAACAAAGGGAGTTAGCAGCTCTTACCAGCACAATGTTGCAGGCGAGCCCGGCTCGCCTCCGTTTCTTGTTGGAAAACGGGCTGGCCTCAACAGAAAAGGCCGCAAGCCGATTGGCAGACTCTCTGCCGGAATCCCAGTTGACCCGAATCTTCCTCCTCCTGCGGCCACGGGACGTTGTCCGTATGCAGCGGCAGGCAGACCAAATCGCCCTTGCCTGCGCCACTGGCCCCTTCGGTGCCACGGCTGCGACTGTCCAACGCCTGAAGAAACTGTTTCTCAGCAGATACCTTCTACTTCCCGACCTAGGACTAAAAGAGTTTCTCCTTGCTTTTACTCGATTTCTCCAGGTAAAGTTAAACAAACAGGATCAATCTGCCTTTCTGCGACAACTGCGACAGGAAGTTCTGGACCAGGAGCCGCATCAAAAGTCGGACGCAGAAATAAATTATATTTTAGTCCATGAAATTAACAAATTAAGCCCTGAAACACAGAAAAACGCGACCCTTGAGGAAACAAATATCCCGGCTAGAAAATCCGAGGAGCAAAAAGAAGATTTCTTTGCCGAAGAAATATATCTCGAAAATGCCGGGCTGGTCTTGGTCGCTACCTATATGCACCGCCTGTTCAAAATGCTCGGCCTGTTGGAACAATCCTCGTTCAAAGATACCGAGGCAGCAGAACGGGCCGTGCATCTACTCCAGTATCTGGTTGAAGAGCGTTGTGATCGTCCCGAATATCTGCTGGTACTGAATAAAATTTTATGCGGCATAGCCCCTGAGTTCCCCCTTATTCGAGAAATAGAGATAACCGATCAGGAGAAACAAACCATCGACGGCCTGCTGGCCGCTGTTATCCAGCATTGGGGAGCTATTGGCAAGACCTCAGTGGCCGGACTCCGGGAGGCCTTTCTCCAACGGGAAGGATATTTGCGGCTTCAAGATGATGCCTGGCATCTCCGGGTGGAGGAAAAGGCCTACGACATGCTGCTGGACCGGCTGCCCTGGAGTTTTTCTTTAATTAAGCTGCCGTGGATGGAGCGAGCACTCCATGTGCAATGGCGATAA
- a CDS encoding DUF4157 domain-containing protein: MKDYGNKDQESRITTPAAARQRKCHGGGCAVTGPHHDSLSAMQRMIAEGTRQPLQRAANLDEEELTQRKKNTTGIPDAVKQRAEETLNADFSDVRIHANSAKAPAVGAVAYTQGSDIHFAPGSYSPNSDSGRSLLGHELTHVVQQAQGRVQPTTSVAGVPVNDNPSLEQEADQLGSKI; the protein is encoded by the coding sequence ATGAAGGATTATGGAAATAAAGATCAGGAATCGAGAATCACCACACCGGCAGCGGCACGACAACGAAAATGTCACGGTGGAGGCTGTGCCGTGACCGGGCCGCATCATGACTCGCTGAGCGCAATGCAACGAATGATTGCTGAAGGAACCAGGCAGCCCCTTCAGCGGGCCGCCAACCTGGATGAAGAGGAGTTGACCCAGCGCAAAAAAAATACCACCGGTATCCCGGATGCGGTCAAGCAACGAGCTGAGGAAACCCTGAATGCAGATTTTTCCGATGTCCGCATTCACGCCAACTCGGCAAAGGCACCCGCAGTCGGGGCAGTGGCCTATACCCAAGGCTCAGATATCCATTTTGCACCGGGCAGCTATAGCCCGAACAGCGACTCTGGGCGCAGCCTACTCGGTCATGAACTGACCCATGTGGTACAGCAGGCCCAGGGCCGGGTCCAGCCAACAACCTCGGTAGCCGGGGTACCGGTCAATGATAATCCGTCGCTGGAGCAGGAAGCGGATCAGCTAGGCAGCAAAATCTAA